In a single window of the Gossypium hirsutum isolate 1008001.06 chromosome D02, Gossypium_hirsutum_v2.1, whole genome shotgun sequence genome:
- the LOC107909893 gene encoding pectinesterase, translating into MDKLVVILTFFLTHFFIFPLGNFVNGATITSCTQTPYPDVCNFYMGNSLHVAANLDQTQFSFRDVAIQVTLSQAVQAHQLVSSMDSSSFDQRAKLAWNDCVELYEDTIHHLNLSKTTNNQIDSQTWLSAAIANQQTCQNGFIDFNLASHLQALPSMLGNITKLISNSLAINKATTVTSSTSHSNFAKQVANRRLLSDGFPAWLSVADRKLLQTTGAPPKADIVVAQDGSGNFKTITEAVAAAGGGKRTVIYVKAGVYKENVDIKRSAKNIMLVGDGIDATIVTGSKNAQITTTFRSATVGVSGDGFIARDMTFENTAGPQKHQAVALRSGSDFSVFYRCSFKGYQDTLYVYSQRQFYRDCDIYGTVDFIFGDAVAVFQSCNIYIRRPMSGQKNTVTAQGRTDQNENTGIVIHNSRVTASSDMKAVQGSFKSYLGRPWQKYSRTVFMKSTLDGLIDREGWLPWSGNFALSTLYYAEYMNTGSGADTSGRVKWGGYHVIGATEAAKFTVGNFLAGNSWIPGTGVPFDVGL; encoded by the exons ATGGATAAGCTTGTTGTTATCCTAACATTTTTCCTCAcccatttcttcatttttccgCTAGGCAACTTCGTCAATGGTGCCACCATAACTTCCTGTACCCAAACCCCGTACCCTGATGTGTGCAACTTTTACATGGGAAATAGTCTTCATGTTGCAGCAAACCTCGATCAAACCCAATTCTCGTTCCGCGATGTTGCCATTCAGGTGACCCTTAGCCAAGCAGTTCAAGCTCACCAGCTCGTCTCGTCGATGGACTCGAGTTCTTTCGACCAACGAGCCAAGTTAGCCTGGAACGATTGCGTGGAACTTTATGAGGACACCATTCACCATCTTAATCTATCCAAGACCACTAACAATCAAATTGATTCTCAAACCTGGTTAAGTGCAGCAATTGCCAACCAACAAACCTGTCAAAATGGCTTCATTGACTTCAATCTAGCCTCTCATTTACAAGCCTTACCATCCATGTTAGGAAACATTACCAAGTTGATCAGCAATTCTCTAGCCATAAACAAGGCCACCACTGTTACATCCTCTACTTCCCATAGTAACTTCGCTAAACAAGTTGCCAATCGACGCCTACTTTCCGACGGATTTCCGGCTTGGCTTTCGGTTGCCGATAGGAAGCTCTTGCAAACTACCGGTGCACCACCAAAAGCCGATATTGTGGTGGCCCAAGATGGCTCTGGTAACTTTAAGACCATAACGGAAGCTGTGGCAGCAGCTGGTGGGGGCAAAAGAACTGTTATATACGTGAAAGCTGGAGTTTATAAGGAAAATGTGGATATTAAGAGATCAGCTAAAAATATAATGTTGGTTGGGGATGGTATTGATGCCACCATCGTTACCGGTAGCAAGAATGCTCAAATCACAACCACTTTTCGTTCAGCAACTGTTG GTGTTTCGGGTGACGGCTTCATAGCTCGTGATATGACCTTCGAGAACACCGCCGGACCCCAGAAACACCAGGCGGTGGCCCTCCGGTCTGGCTCCGATTTCTCGGTTTTCTACCGTTGCAGCTTCAAAGGTTACCAAGATACCTTATACGTCTACTCTCAACGCCAATTTTATCGCGACTGCGACATTTATGGAACTGTGGACTTCATATTCGGTGATGCCGTTGCCGTTTTCCAGAGCTGCAACATCTACATCCGTCGACCAATGAGCGGCCAAAAGAACACCGTCACGGCACAAGGGAGAACCGACCAGAATGAGAATACGGGCATAGTCATCCACAATTCACGAGTGACAGCGTCGTCGGATATGAAGGCGGTTCAGGGTTCGTTCAAGAGTTATTTGGGGAGGCCATGGCAGAAATATTCAAGAACTGTGTTCATGAAAAGCACTTTGGATGGACTGATTGATAGAGAAGGTTGGTTACCATGGAGTGGAAATTTTGCTTTGAGTACTCTTTACTATGCTGAGTATATGAACACCGGTAGTGGAGCAGATACTAGTGGAAGGGTGAAATGGGGTGGATATCATGTTATAGGTGCCACAGAAGCCGCAAAATTCACCGTGGGGAATTTTTTGGCGGGAAATTCTTGGATTCCGGGCACCGGAGTGCCATTTGATGTTGGACTGTGA